The Hymenobacter oligotrophus genome segment TGTGGTTCATGGCCTCCACGGCATCGAGGCCGCTGCGCCCGCGCTCGGGCGCCATGGCCGCGTGCGCCGATACGCCCCGGAAGCGAAACTTAGCCGACGAGTTGGCCAAGTAGTTGTTGAGCATGGTGCGGTTTTCGTTGGCGGGGTGCCAGTGCACCACGGCATCTACGCCTTTGAACAGCCCGTCGCGTACCATGTACACTTTGCCGCTGCCGCCCTCCTCGGCGGGCGTGCCGTACACTTTAATGGTGCCTTTCAGCTTGTGTTGTTGCAGCAGCTTTTTCAGCTCGATGCCCGCCGCCACGCTGGCCGCCCCAAACAAATGGTGCCCGCAGCCGTGGCCGGCATCTTGGCCCGCCACCGCCTGCTTGGCCGGCACAGCCTGCTGCGACAAACCCGGCAGGGCGTCAAACTCAGCCAATATGCCAATTACCGGTTCGCCGCTGCCGTAGGTAGCCACAAATGCCGTAGGTATTTCGGCCACGCCAGCTTGCACGTTGAAGCCATTGGCGCGCAGCGTTTTCTGTAGCAACGCCGAGCTGCGGGTTTCTTTGTAGCCCACCTCGGCGTAGTCCCAAATTTGCAGGGCCACTTTGCGGTAGTCGGCGTAGCTGCCTTCCAAGTCTTTCAGGGCCTGCTGTTTGAGGGCTTCAACGGGGGCAGTGTCGGCGGGGCCCGAAGCCGCGGTCAGCAACAACGTGCCAAGCAGCAACGCAGCGGTAGCAGTTCGCATCGAGTGAGTTTGATTTAAGAACAGGGGAGAAGGCAGCTGCGGCCGGCTGCGGTGCACAAATTAGCGGAAACCCGGCATTTGGGAGCGGCGCT includes the following:
- a CDS encoding amidohydrolase produces the protein MRTATAALLLGTLLLTAASGPADTAPVEALKQQALKDLEGSYADYRKVALQIWDYAEVGYKETRSSALLQKTLRANGFNVQAGVAEIPTAFVATYGSGEPVIGILAEFDALPGLSQQAVPAKQAVAGQDAGHGCGHHLFGAASVAAGIELKKLLQQHKLKGTIKVYGTPAEEGGSGKVYMVRDGLFKGVDAVVHWHPANENRTMLNNYLANSSAKFRFRGVSAHAAMAPERGRSGLDAVEAMNHMVNLMREHVPQETRIHYVITSGGKAPNVVPDYAEVYYYVRHPKKDDVAAIFARVVKAAEGAALGTGTSMEYEVIGGTHDLLLNETLAKALQQNLTRVGGVQYSPQEQEFGRKIQASFGFAAPPLEAAASISPYTMHEGGGSTDVGDVSYTVPTVGLEAATWVPGTAAHSWQAVACGGTEIGTKGMLVAAKTMTLTALDLLTNPDLLSQAKEEFNQDIGSYQYKPLLGNRKPALNYRD